The Portunus trituberculatus isolate SZX2019 chromosome 50, ASM1759143v1, whole genome shotgun sequence genome includes the window TACTAACTCACAAGATCTACTGGGTGTAATCATGTAATATTTACAAAACCATTATGATTGGCTGTGTTGTGTGGGAGCCAAGACAACTGGCATCCTCCCAAGCTGCCTGAGGTATTGACAACAATCACAAACATTTCTTCTTGGAACAATATAAACTGACTGCAATATCATATTTGAGTAATGGCTAATGGTATGCAGAATGAAATCCACagaagaaaatacatataataaatacTGTAACATTTTTAGTAAATTGATGAGATCACTATAGCTATTTTCTTGAAGCAAGCAATATTAATATCCAACTTTTTTCATGGCATTTACTTTCCTATTCACATTCAGAGGATAAACATTTCTGTAGAaaatttattgatatttatGTCATGTTATTGCCTTGCCAAcgcaaaatatatatgtatagacatgtattttacatacatacattcacctGTATTCATTCACATTCATCAGAAAGTGACTGAATAGATCTATGTACAAAAATTAGAGCAACATCCACAATAAAGGAGCTCTATAAGACACTGCATCTCCATCCATACCCTTACATTCACAAGCATTCTTTCTCAACTTCTCGAAAtccaagagaaagaaggaattggtTCCATACTGACCACACTGTGTGATGGTGAGTATCTCACTACATCAGACTCttcaaatagaaaaagaagagaaaatgaaaaaaacaacagcagaacAAGCATGTCACATCTGCACCATCCATACCTTTCCCCCTCAGAGACACTACCATCAAGACAACTGACAACACATCTGGAAAAATtatatctggaaaaaaaaagttatcataGGTATTTTCAAGTCTCATGGTTGACTGTAAATAAGGCTAGTGACAGGTAAATGCAACTTTGCTACATCTGAATATTCTTTCATAATGAACAGCTGAATGTATTCATCAGGAGGGAATACTTTAATGTGTCAGCACATTCTTACTTCATAATGTGCCATGTGGAAAGGCATGCACATTAACAGCATTGACACTAATCTTGATACTGTATGAGTAGCCAAGTAACTCATTAAaatcctttcatcctctctgaATCTATGatatatatttcacttccaAAATAGTCCTAAATTTGGATGTgtttgctgatgttgttgtacaccataaaacaaatacaaacaactAAAAAGCAAGTGAAACTAGACCATGATTTACTTTCCATAATTAAATTATGATGACATGATATGATGTGAGCAAATAATTACTATcatactcttccttccctccccatcacaTTTAGTCTCAGTTGTCAAAGGAGGATGAGCTGGACAGTTTagcaccgctgctgctgctgtctgaTGAACTACTCGCAGTTTTTTTCATTCGTCTCTCTGCATCTGGTCGGCTTCCATCACTTGActgttccatttcttccattcgCTCAGACTTGTTGCTGGAGTGTCCACTCTCACCGGACACTGACGTACGCTTGACACTATCTTCCCGTGATAGGGTTGAGTTCTGGTTAGTGGAtggcttctcttcttcctcttcttcctcctctttgtaggCTTCCTCTTGTGCAACTGTAAATCACAAGCTGCTGAATTTCTCCAAGGCACATCCCATGTTACAGAACTTCACATCCTCTTTCTCAacaacacacataaaacaatgacaacaacaacaacatatatatacacacacaaaaacacacatgagTGTGATGAAAAACTCACAACACCTATGATAACACCCATACTTGAATATGCACCAGTGGTGTAGTCTCCACTCATGTGAAAGGATCCAAAGAGCACCTATATAGATAATGCCAGAGATGAAGGACCTTATCTACAGGGAACAGGCGTCTATGTACCGTTGGCTGTTATGTACCACCGGCTTCTATGTACCATCCCTGGCTGCTATGTACCATGCATGGCTGCTATGTACCTCAGATAGTATTAACGCATAAGTACCTTATCACCACAGTGATAATTAAAACGAAAAAAtgcaatgaataaatataatttAAAGAGATGTAAAGTGCAATAAGAAACTTTGATTACAGAATTATTATATGCAATTGTATGCAATTTTAATATGTTTATTGCTTGATTTTATTGCTTGACAACTTTTAATTATTGCATGCAATTTTAATATGTTTATGGTTGTGTTTGGATGAAATATGAGAACAAACATTGTATTAACAATGTGCAGCTTGCTAAATTATATTGCTTGACAACTTTTAATTATTGTATGCAATTCTCATGTTTATGGTTTTGTGTTTATGGTTGTGTTGTTTGGATGAAATATGAGAACAAACATTATATTAACAATGTGCAGCTTGCTGAATTTTATTGCTTCACAACTTTTAATAAATGTATACAATTTCAATATGTTTAtggttttgtgttttatctccttgtgtgtttttatttccttacttgGTATCTGGTACATAGCAGCCTTGTTTGGTGCATACAAGCCAAAGTAGTGGTACATAAGAGCCAGTACATAGCAGCCCAACAATGGTACATATAAGCCAAACAAGTGGTATGTAGGAGCCGTTACATAGCAGCTAGCATTCTATCTACaaagagagactgaaggaaataggactaactttaaaagatagaagagagagaggtgatctaATAACagtgtataaaatagttaactgtatggaaaaaatagacctggtatcactgatagaagatgaagatagacaaatgaaaggaaactccaagaagatcatgaaaagtcaatgtttgaggaacattaaaaagttcaCTTTCACAGAAaggatggtggacatctggaacagcttgagtgaagagaCTGTACTTCAACAGAAATTGTGCATAAACttgaggaaaagttggataaaatacATGGACCCCACTCGAACCCAGTAATATACAACTTGATaaacccacacgcacacacactcatacctgCAAAGGCTGCTGGGTATTGATTGGAAAGTTTAGTCTTTATAGTCCTGATTCTCTTAAAAATGTTGTCTAAATCTTTCTTCATATCAACAAGGAGTGCAGTGTGCTTCTTGAATTCCTTCTGGGCGAGAGCAAAGCGAGTGGCTGACAGGGAGTTGCAGTTACTGAGCATCTCATTTGTCTTCTCAAATCGCTGCAacctgagaggaaaaaaaatttaaatagtaTGGCTACAACTCTATGGGTATGCCAGTCTTTAAGAGAAGAAGTGACTGAAATAGATGTGTTTTAGAAGGAATGACTAAGTTGTGTACCCAAGCAGATCAGTTGTTAGTCACTATAATGGAGTTAAAAAGTAGtataaacaaataacaagaaTTACATAAGTTAATAATGGAGGGTGTGTGGATGGAGAGAGGCAAATAATACTGATATcgtgaaaaaaaacaaccagACTTGTGTACCCTAAGCAGATCAGTTGTTAGTCACTATAATGGTGTTAAAAAGtagtataaacaaataaaaaggaattacTTAAATTAATAATGGAGGGTGTGTGGAGGAACAGAGCCAAATAATactgataacaaaaaaaacacccacacacgACACCAAAAACACTTGAGAGAgctcaccacaacaaaacacttCAATAGACCATCACAGACATTCACCTTTGTTTCTCATCACATCACAAGTACTCACATTTGCTTCTGCGCCCTTATGATGGCCTCTACATCCTGCTGGTTGATCTGCCCCGCTAGGCCCTGCACAAATACCTCCGGAGCAGTGTAATTTTGGAAACAGTCAATGGAACCCAAGTCACTGTCAGGCGAAGAGGCGGCCATCGCTCAGCTGACAGATTGAAGTGGTCGATCAACTCAGCTGGTAGGTCGCCTCAGCAACGGGTCccctttattctgttttatattcattctaggtactatttagtgattttatacagcttcagaaacttacataggtggttagaatagtaaagactctgaccattaatattttgaccttcatatatccttcctaatgaagataaaattgtttaatcatacccaaaagtcaTGTTAAAATGCGTTTCagttttgaaggggttaattctctGGTTGTACTGTAGCGGCATTGTAGAAAATGTTACCTAATTACAAAGAATCtataagagagaataagactGAATGGAATAAAAGCTCGATATGTGGTAGTCAAGATTGGATGCTATCTCCTCGCCTGGTACACCTGCTGGaaaagtatagtagtagtagtagtagtagcagtggtggtggtagtagtagtagtagtagtagtagtagtagtagtagtagtagtagtagtagtagtagtagtagtagtagtagtagtagtagttgttgttgttgtggtggtggtagtagtagtagtagcagtaatactagtagtagtagtagtagtagtagtggtggtggtggtggtggtggtggtggtagtagtagtactaaccagtagtagtagtagtagtagtagtagtagtagtagtggtggtggtggtggtggtggtggtggtggtagtagtagtagtagtagtagtagtagtagtagtagtagtagtggtggtggtggtggtggtggtggtggtaatattagtaccagtagtagtagtagtagtagtagtagtagtagtagtagtagtagtggtggtggtggtggtggtggtggtggtggttatagtagtagtactgtaatagtgataatatataataacaatagtgtgGAAGTAATGGTTCAGGTGGTgacagattacacacacacacacacacacacacacacacacacacacacacacacacacacacacacacacacacacacacagaggttaccaggcaaatgggcaagcctcttaatgtgtagcccctgttcacctagcagtaaataggtacgggatgtaactcgaggggttgtggcctcgctttcccggtgtgtgttgtgtgtgatgtggtctcagttctacccgaagatcggtctttgagctctgagctcgctccgtaatggggaaggctggctgggtgaccagcagacgaccgaggtgaattacacacacacacacacacacacacacacacacacacacacacacacacacacacacacacacgcacacacgtataatttgctaaggaatattggattagcatttcactacatggacaaagaaatgatgaagaaattgataagtactataataagacccagattggaatatgcaggagtagtgtggactcctcataaatagaaacacataaggaagttggaaagACTATAAAAAATGACTACAAGAATAGttcaagaatttgaagggatgacacatgaggagagactaaaggctatggatctaccaaccctggaacagagaaggaagagaggggatctgatacaagtttataaattgatcaacggaatggaccaagtggataatgagaaactgatcctgagaaaagaatatgacattcgaagcacaagatcgcatagtaaaaagctgagaaagggaagatgtctgagagatgttagaaaatatagtttcccacaaaaatGTGTTgacacgtggaacagtttgagtgaagaagtggtgtcagcaacgagtgtgtatagttttaaagaaaaattggataagtgtagatatggagacgggccacacgagcataaagcccaggccctgtaaaaactacaactaggtaaatacaactaggtaaatacacacacacacacacacacacacacacacacacacacacaccgcgtagtgtagtggttagcacgctcgagtcacaatagagagggccgggttcgagtcccggtaagcggcgaggcaaatgggcaagcctcttaatgtgtggcccctgttcacctagcagtaaataggtacgggatgtaactcgaggggttgtgtgttgatgtggtctaagtcctacccgaaaatcggtctatgagctctgagctcgctccgtaatggggaagactggctgggtgaccagcagacgaccgaggtgaattacacaaacttGAAAACTCTAAAATGAAAACACTTACAAACACGCCACATTTATCAATGCTTCACCACACTTGCATATATATTGTTAATGATTATGAATGGTCCATATATTACTGACAATACTGTTGATAGTTGCATACCGCAGGGTTAAAGGGGACACTTAACTAAATATTGTCTTGGTCTGGCATCTTCTAAATGTTACATAGAAAACCAAACATATCAAGGGGTAACTAAAATAAAGCGTCTCTAACTATAGTATTACCGcccttatccttttcctcctcctcctcctcctcttcctcctcctcctccttctcttcttcttccatttctcttactttcttactcCACCTCTATCTCAAGTTA containing:
- the LOC123499615 gene encoding kxDL motif-containing protein CG10681-like, which encodes MAASSPDSDLGSIDCFQNYTAPEVFVQGLAGQINQQDVEAIIRAQKQMLQRFEKTNEMLSNCNSLSATRFALAQKEFKKHTALLVDMKKDLDNIFKRIRTIKTKLSNQYPAAFAVAQEEAYKEEEEEEEEKPSTNQNSTLSREDSVKRTSVSGESGHSSNKSERMEEMEQSSDGSRPDAERRMKKTASSSSDSSSSGAKLSSSSSFDN